The genomic window AGTATCAAGTCTATTATCAGAAGGAAGTACAGTATTAGAAGCAGGAAATAAAATAAAAACGGAAGCAATGCAGGCTAGTGTGGGAGAAAATCTGATAATAAGAGGAGTTAACGGAGTAGAACTTCTAGATGCCAAGGAAGTTTATGAAGAGAAAGTGAAACAGAAAAGTACAAGTGTAGGTTTTACAGCGAGTGTGGGATCTACTATTACAAGTTTTATAAGTGAAGCGGATGAAGTATCACAAAATAGCGGTAAATATGGTTTTGATAATAGATCGCAGTTAATTAATACTTATGGAGACGGATTAAGTGTATTAATAAATGGAACAAAAGCTGCATCAGATGGTTCCCAGTTATTACTTGACGGAATGAAAGGGACGCTTGGTAATATAAGCAGTCCAAAAGATTTATTAAATTATGGTATATCAGCAAATGTTTCGCTGGGAATAAATCAAAATAAGTATGAATCTAATACAAGCGGGACGAATTCTGTGGCAGGAGTGATAAATGTTGGTCAAAATCTGATAATACAGTCAGAAGGCGATGTAAAACTGGTAAATCAGAAGATTAATGTAGGAGAAAATATAATTGTAGATGCTAAAAGCTTTGAAGCAAGAGCAGGAGAAAATACTTATTCAAATAATACTAATTCAAGTTCCAAAGGTGGAAGTGTAGGTTATGATTTTACCGGAGGAACAGTGACTGGAGGGATAAACGGAAGTAAAGGAGATAGCAATACAAGTTCAAAAATTTATGATAATACGAAGATAAATGCAGGAGGAACTTTTATATTAAATACAGAAGGGGATGCAACATTTGAAGGTGCTAATGTGACAGCAGACAAGATAAAGTTTGATATAGGAGGAGACCTGAATGTAATTTCCCTGCAGGACGAGTTTGATACCAAGGGAAGTAATAAGAGTGCAGGAGTTAATTACGGATATACACCGGAGAGAGGTTCTGACGGAAAAATGGGAGGTTATGCCTCGCCGTCAGGAAGTGTAAGTTATGGAGAAACAAATGGAAATAGCAGATGGGTGAGCGACCAGACAAGTATTATAGCTGATAACGGAGGAAGTATAAAAGCAGGAGAAACTCTGACGAATAAAGGTGCAGTGATAGGAAGTCTGAATGAACCGTTGGAGATAGATGCTAAAAAGCTTGTAGTGGAAAATTTAAAGGATAATGATAATGGAGAAAGTTACAATGTAGGATTTAGTGGAATGGACTTGAAAAATCCAATACCAGAGACAGCATTGCAATATCAGAGTCATGATAAGGAACAAGATACAAATGCGACTTTCTCAAATGTGAAGTTAAGAGAGAACGGGGAAGAGGTAGATTTAGAAGGAAGAGGAATAAATACGGATATAACAAAGGCACAGGTGGTGACGAAGGATGATGTAGTGGATCCTATTGATACTGTGTTGCATACGGATTTACTGAATAAAAATAAGAGGGATGCAATAATTAGTGATATTAATACATTGGTTGAAAATAGTGAGATTATAGGGACAGCAATAGCTACTAAACTTGATAATAACAAAAATGGAAGTTCTGATGCGGAAGTTTGGGAGTTAGAAAAACAATCTTTAGCGAATATAACAAAAGCAGCAGAAGTAGCTATAAAAAATAAAGAAAATTTATCTATCACAGATGAGGAGAGAAATGATCTAGATAAATTAGCAGAAAAGTATAATGATTATGGGGTAAAAAAAATTGAGGTAGTATCTAATGATACAGTATTTAGGGACTCGGAAGGTAATGTAATAGAAGGAGCTCAGGCTGGCTATGACAAGAGTACAGGAATAATATACATAACAAAAGATGTGGCAGGAAAACCGTTAGGAGAGTTTAACAGGATAGTAGGGGAAGAGATAGGGGAATTATATGCCCACAATAATGGTTTAGCAACTAAAACAGGTGGAGCAGAGCAAATAGGTCAGATATTTGGAAAAGAGATGTCAAAAGGCAAAGATTCCGATTCTGAGTATACAGGAACAATTACAGTTAATAATAACATAAAAGATATAAAAGTTGATGGAACAGAGGTAATTACAGTAACTGTTGTCGGTGCAACAGTGATTGTCGGAGGAATAATATATTATTTTTCAGATACAGAAGCAGCAAGGGTGTTTGGAGCAGCAGTCGAAGCTGAAATGGCTAAAAAGGTAGATTTTTTGAAAACTGTAGGAACAGCAGGAATAGTTGCAATGGCTACTATCTATAAAGCTAAGAAACAATCTAAAAAGACTAAGAAGGAGAGAGCAACTGACACTCCGAGTTGGTCAAAAGGGAAAAAGCCCAATCCTGGAGAAAAAAAAGAGGCATTTTTAAAAAGAATTATGGATGAACAATATGGAGAAGGAAATTGGAATAAAAAAGCACCAGAATATAGTAAATTAAAAAAAGCATTTGATAGAGGTGGTCTTTAATGATTTTTCTATTAATACATGAAAAAATGAGTAAATCAACTTATGTAGAAAAAAAAAATATTGCGATTTGCTCTTCTTATGAAAAAGCGAAGAAAACTATGGAGAGATATAAAAACTATGTAGGATTTAAAGAATTTCCTAATGGTTTTAAAATACTTAAGTATAATATCGAACATGTAAATAAGGATAACCATATTTATTTACTAGGATATTATAGAGAGTATGAAGATATAGACGATGTAAATGAGATTTTAGGGTTATCTGTAACATTGAAAGAAGGGAAAGAAATAATAAAACAATACAAGGAAAAAAATGGATTTTCTATAAAAGCTAGAGGTTTTTATATTGAAAAATGGTTGATTGATATTACTTTTCGATGGGAGGGGGGATTTATTTCAGTTGAAGAATACTTAGAGTCAATAGAATGAAAATAATAGAAATAGTATTAAATGTAGAAAAATTGATAAGAGGTATAAGAGAAAAGATAAATTTGTAACTGTTTAAATAAACATAGAAAAAGTTGGCATAAAGTCAGATTTTTTATATATTATTGAATTTCTAACATAATATTTAAAATATTTTCAAAATAATCCTTGAAAAAAATTTGATGTGCGATTAGATAAAGTTTTACAATAAAAAATAATTCAAAGTATAAAAGGGGATAGTAAGAAAGAATTTTGAACAAAAAAGTATAGAAAAGGTGCTTAGAATAAGGGGCAAAATCAGAATATAAAAGGAAGTAAGATATATGTATTTATATTTAATAGAACATAATATAAAAATTAATGAATTTTATGAAGGGAAAATAATTGGGATAGTTTCTACCAGAGAAAAAGCAGAAAAAATAGTAAAAGAATATGAGAGAAAGAAGGGATTTAAAGAACACAAAAATGATTTTAAGATAAAAAAAATAGAGTTAGACAAAGATTATTACGGAAATGGTTTTAAATCTTGGTATAAAAAGGGAGATGAGTAGA from Sebaldella sp. S0638 includes these protein-coding regions:
- a CDS encoding hemagglutinin repeat-containing protein — translated: WDGQYIYDDVWRELNDEYMQNGGKVYDREYTDIRTGQKVIVYKNWELTGLNNWYLGNQNTTYEKLMAQNRDNPYALYYGKYPASPSGDDTSAKFETRVLEGFVDTSRLMTEGGRVLSGGNLTLDVKELVNKNSKISAGGTLTITNKAEKIENTTEAMTVKVYDGKETLSYWETKISTGGDHTITYYYAGINRSLLDNVRDYNIADGVSVIEGNNVIIEGTPVINNGYDYTNIKTGAIVDPSTITSRDVDVDLYYDPVTVHVDRTAVIDIVNTGIIPFNNQVFNQSISKLFTQNSDPTSKYMLETRSQYIDLSRFFGSDYFLNKIGYDENSDWNKARRLGDAYYETKYMNNLLLETLGTRFINGKADTELMKELLDNAVATSGDLQLTIGVSLTKEQIAALKSDIIWYVEQEVNGEKVLVPQLYLSQATLENIKSPTTTISAQETLAINSSTLVNQGRLSGNTVYVNTDNLINKSVGALTAEITGTNVQIDAKNDILNIGAVISAKEDLMLTAGGTISNITTGVETTEHDRLEGKERTRIYDDIQNVGVISSGDLTYIEGEKYVSRGAVTESGGTTYIEADDVSINTIALKDYERTKENHGYDLYRTTEKLGSEVTGLDNVIIEASNDINIKGSKVVTDGTIQLTAENDINIENDKNTVYTESKRDKKGTFSSYSKLETNYQESAVASNLAGNNVILNAGNDVNIRASNVIAVKNDNIENTGGNIIITAENDINITTDDMNNEYYLKEKKSGFSTNFSNTGGGMSAGVSYSKNSLEINSNSTTVAVSSLLSEGSTVLEAGNKIKTEAMQASVGENLIIRGVNGVELLDAKEVYEEKVKQKSTSVGFTASVGSTITSFISEADEVSQNSGKYGFDNRSQLINTYGDGLSVLINGTKAASDGSQLLLDGMKGTLGNISSPKDLLNYGISANVSLGINQNKYESNTSGTNSVAGVINVGQNLIIQSEGDVKLVNQKINVGENIIVDAKSFEARAGENTYSNNTNSSSKGGSVGYDFTGGTVTGGINGSKGDSNTSSKIYDNTKINAGGTFILNTEGDATFEGANVTADKIKFDIGGDLNVISLQDEFDTKGSNKSAGVNYGYTPERGSDGKMGGYASPSGSVSYGETNGNSRWVSDQTSIIADNGGSIKAGETLTNKGAVIGSLNEPLEIDAKKLVVENLKDNDNGESYNVGFSGMDLKNPIPETALQYQSHDKEQDTNATFSNVKLRENGEEVDLEGRGINTDITKAQVVTKDDVVDPIDTVLHTDLLNKNKRDAIISDINTLVENSEIIGTAIATKLDNNKNGSSDAEVWELEKQSLANITKAAEVAIKNKENLSITDEERNDLDKLAEKYNDYGVKKIEVVSNDTVFRDSEGNVIEGAQAGYDKSTGIIYITKDVAGKPLGEFNRIVGEEIGELYAHNNGLATKTGGAEQIGQIFGKEMSKGKDSDSEYTGTITVNNNIKDIKVDGTEVITVTVVGATVIVGGIIYYFSDTEAARVFGAAVEAEMAKKVDFLKTVGTAGIVAMATIYKAKKQSKKTKKERATDTPSWSKGKKPNPGEKKEAFLKRIMDEQYGEGNWNKKAPEYSKLKKAFDRGGL
- a CDS encoding serine kinase, coding for MYLYLIEHNIKINEFYEGKIIGIVSTREKAEKIVKEYERKKGFKEHKNDFKIKKIELDKDYYGNGFKSWYKKGDE